A genome region from Lucilia cuprina isolate Lc7/37 chromosome 3, ASM2204524v1, whole genome shotgun sequence includes the following:
- the LOC111682827 gene encoding epidermal growth factor receptor substrate 15 homolog — MNNFNFDLDNNVDEDFFGSLKGNKSSKLQQLFGEETLSSDDKQQSLKYQRPKANDLKSKEFKAENATTTNANSITLLAKVVTAYKQGELQGKVGLALIQNPDNSCNIIMYKTKVNILATLQLSTQQDLLYKQNKYWQFYAEDSVYWSFSFDTLKDEDEFVYNIQTKGINFKETQEDNKQLQEETNTTEAQSINVEHDFNSFIPADATKESKNSLIKRMAKMGRPLPTLSSTNQHTTTEYSDSSDTEVIKTPLTSTQKPGIPARSSKLTSIKSQQQMVTAIAAYNAAQATTSAVYPVNPLESQYMQMLLTEQRTQGSELRMNMNKLENKIEKVLDKLELCDRMDSKQKPERDDEILELEEKLLMLKKENRKLKQNLQEQSLKDKEEEKIQDIIEEFKEDFNYLKIEYKQDLKTIIKELTKKLKEEFKLKEETREQLVNNDIQIKELQKDLMTKSSHNKDLENEVRLLKEQAKDLELKLNKKESEVLKQNEELLKLQKQLEDKKLDLAKTPDNALVKSIMNNLYVDIAEKLDRSNLPQSEQILSLIAASIRQQTLKSLQQIKLQE, encoded by the exons atgaataatttcaattttgatTTGGACAATAATGTAGACGAAGATTTCTTTGGCTCCTTAAAGGG CAACAAATCTTCTAAACTGCAGCAGCTCTTTGGTGAAGAGACCTTATCATCTGATGATAAACAACAATCGTTAAAATATCAACGACCCAAAGCAAATgatttaaaaagtaaagaatTTAAAGCAGAAAATGCCACTACAACAAATGCCAACAGTATAACTTTACTGGCCAAAGTAGTGACTGCCTATAAACAGGGCGAACTGCAGGGTAAAGTGGGCTTGGCTTTAATACAAAATCCTGATAATAGCTGTAATATAATAATGTATAAGACCAAAGTGAATATATTAGCAACATTGCAATTATCAACCCAACAGGATTtactatataaacaaaacaaatattggcAATTTTATGCAGAGGATAGCGTTTATTGGAGTTTTAGCTTTGATACTTTAAAAGACGAAGATGAGtttgtatataatatacaaACTAAAGgaataaactttaaagaaacCCAAGAAGATAATAAACAATTGCAAGAAGAAACAAATACTACTGAAGCTCAAAGTATAAATGTTGAACATGATTTCAATAGCTTCATACCGGCAGACGCTACTAAAGaatcaaaaaattctttaataaaacgTATGGCTAAAATGGGTAGACCTTTGCCGACTTTATCATCAACAAATCAACATACTACCACCGAGTACAGTGATTCTTCAGATACCGAAGTTATTAAAACACCTTTGACCTCCACGCAAAAACCTGGCATACCCGCTAGAAGTAGTAAATTAACCAGCATTAAATCACAACAGCAAATGGTAACCGCAATAGCGGCTTACAATGCAGCTCAAGCAACGACTAGTGCTGTATATCCTGTAAATCCTTTAGAATCCCAGTATATGCAAATGCTTTTAACAGAACAAAGAACTCAAGGTTCAGAGTTACGCATGAATATgaataaattggaaaataaaattgaaaaagttttagatAAACTAGAGCTTTGTGATAGAATGGACAGCAAGCAGAAACCAGAAAGAGATGATGAAATTTTGGAATTAGAAGAAAAACTGTTAATGCTCaagaaagaaaatagaaaactaaaacaaaatttacaagaaCAATCATTAAAAGATAAGGAAGAAGAGAAAATACAAGATATTATAGAGGAGTTTAAAGAAGAttttaattatcttaaaataGAATACAAGCaagatttaaaaactataataaaagaattaactaaaaaattaaaagaagaatttaaacTTAAAGAGGAAACAAGAGAACAATTGGTTAATAACGACATACAAATTAAGGAATTGCAAAAGGATTTAATGACTAAAAGCAGTCATAATAAGGATTTAGAAAACGAAGTTAGATTACTAAAAGAACAAGCAAAGGATTtggaactaaaattaaataaaaaagaatctgaagtattaaaacaaaatgaggaattattaaaactacaaaaacaattagAGGACAAAAAACTAGATTTAGCGAAAACCCCAGATAATGCTTTAGTAAAATCTataatgaataatttatatGTGGATATAGcagaaaaattagatagatccAATTTACCACAAAGTGAACAAATTTTATCATTGATAGCTGCTTCCATAAGACAACAAACTTTGAAatctttacaacaaataaagcTACAAGAATAA
- the LOC111682823 gene encoding sarcoplasmic calcium-binding protein, translating to MTIFRHIASIYLIRNSRLITSTSSALQTNHPTKNQAGKANKIYNKKLQNLSRQQEDIDSDSDSDDEYERKRQNLKQKYSQKGDSEFWRRKMRTLHRILDVNRDGVISFDDFTLLHKRFSDLGHLTPELSAEFLDVMKQTWEEQFGEITPYNLVTAEQFLTDLHHRLNDEKMFKRVGRFLPYLFKAVDYDHTGHLDLDQYKLFFRCLGLSDEDAAISFAVIDINGDGQVSLKEFVHLGRQFFLTEDETKISKMFWGPLIDH from the exons ATGACTATTTTTCGCCATATAGctagtatttatttaataagaaatag CCGTCTTATAACCTCAACATCTTCAGCTTTACAAACTAATCATCCAACCAAAAATCAAGCTGGCAAAgccaataaaatttataataagaaaTTACAAAACTTATCACGACAACAGGAAGATATTGATAGTGATTCCGATTCAGATGATGAATATGAGCgtaaaagacaaaatttaaaacagaaatacaGCCAAAAG GGTGATTCTGAATTTTGGCGCCGTAAGATGCGTACTTTACATCGTATTTTAGATGTTAATCGTGATGGTGTGATCTCATTCGATGATTTTACTTTATTGCACAAACGTTTCTCCGATTTGGGACATTTGACACCAGAATTATCTGCCGAATTCTTGGATGTTATGAAACAAACCTGGGAAGAGCAATTTGGTGAAATAACACCCTATAATCTAGTAACAGCTGAACAATTTTTAACCGATCTACATCATCGTTTAAATGATGAGAAAATGTTCAAAAGAGTGGGAAGATTCTTGCCCTATTTGTTCAAG GCTGTTGATTATGACCATACCGGCCATTTAGATTTAGATCAATATAAGCTATTCTTCCGTTGCTTGGGCCTCTCCGACGAAGATGCCGCCATTTCATTTGCTGTGATAGATATTAACGGTGACGGCCAGGTGTCACTCAAAGAGTTTGTACACTTGGGCCGTCAATTCTTTTTGACTGAAgatgaaacaaaaatttccaaaatgttTTGGGGTCCCTTAATTGATCATTGA
- the LOC111682821 gene encoding nuclear pore complex protein Nup88 isoform X2, with the protein MEGKAKITCRASNLDGHFFTNNPHLELRQLRWHPASPTDSHLLVLLSDNTIRVYDNASLRHVWQVGPIPLKTDGNPNSSTVYALGEAAVDFDIAPAVNVAEMQTTNMNNTLSSNASTIREQKSLMNSTRLSQVSNRTVTTTATSNETIKNPSAKAEKIEWPIVILRENGNIYVLMSGLDTDRPRLQGPLTITPSTVDNYGLDSCSILVIPSLPPTLVIAETNGKLHHALFMEAENAEDSFNEVDENLIIHPSEWTVHVLETVELELGLPKEELHQPYYCPIHLKRDFINELRYFAYHNTGLHVITVNFIAELQRYLENEVNSDINTLSTPSHAEYIVCTKIDTSENINAVLGFVLMQMPSCAVLLLSSGQVISLKLVIDPKLLTDPLINVKDETALNKNDDLQQTQLNQILGPSFVDHVKNILKRTVTQPILSLDKSANPSPQECYELMTQAVEVLRTQYLKRHELVRAEFARRIHTIKLCKEQQKQDIEDLEREREIIRDKAHKLAERFEEISDQQEVLTKRCQDLMRQANTCLPSNTLAEKEFAQEVERVNKLTKNMVNSLQKSKEAINKQLYHISKYQENSKKKTFELPETQERTIKEIILQMTAEIDGQIKEVKRINKIVGI; encoded by the exons AGCCTCCAATTTAGATGGTCATTTCTTTACAAATAATCCACATTTAGAATTAAGACAACTGCGCTGGCATCCAGCCTCACCCACAGATTCACATTTGCTGGTGTTGTTAAGCGACAATACTATAAG GGTTTATGATAATGCCTCCTTACGCCATGTTTGGCAAGTGGGTCCTATACCTTTAAAAACCGATGGTAATCCCAACTCCTCAACGGTTTATGCATTAGGTGAGGCTGCCGTAGATTTTGATATTGCACCTGCTGTTAATGTGGCCGAAATGCAAACAACAAACATGAATAACACTTTAAGTAGCAATGCCTCCACTATAAGGGAACAAAAAAGTCTAATGAATAGCACACGTTTAAGTCAGGTTAGCAATAGAACGGTGACAACTACAGCTACTAGCAATGAGACTATTAag aATCCTTCTGCTAAAGCTGAAAAAATTGAATGGCCTATTGTTATATTGCGTGAAAATGGCAATATTTATGTGCTAATGTCGGGTTTGGATACAGACAG ACCTCGTTTACAGGGTCCTTTAACTATTACTCCCTCAACTGTAGATAATTATGGTTTAGATTCTTGTTCCATATTAGTTATACCTTCATTGCCTCCCACTTTAGTTATAGCAGAAACTAATGGCAAATTACATCATGCTTTATTTATGGAGGCAGAAAATGCTGAAGAT TCCTTTAATGAAGTCGATGAAAATTTGATTATACATCCCTCCGAATGGACGGTACATGTTTTAGAGACTGTCGAATTGGAATTGGGTTTACCCAAGGAGGAATTACATCAACCCTACTATTGTCCCATTCATTTGAAAAG AGACTTCATCAATGAGTTGCGTTACTTTGCTTATCACAATACTGGTCTGCATGTCATTACCGTCAATTTTATTGCAGAATTACAAAGATATTTAGAAAATGAAG TCAATTCCGATATCAATACTCTGTCTACTCCCTCCCATGCTGAGTACATTGTGTGCACCAAGATCGATACCAGTGAGAATATAAATGCTGTCTTAGGATTTGTTCTCATGCAAATGCCCTCCTGTGCTGTACTTCTCCTAAGCAGTGGTCAAGTTATTAGCTTAAAACTAGTCATAGATCCCAAATTATTAACTGACCCCTTAATAAACGTCAAAGATGAGACGGCACTCAATAAGAATGATGATTTACAACAAACccaattaaatcaaatattgGGTCCTTCTTTTGTAGATCATGTTAAGAACATATTAAAACGTACGGTAACACAACCCATTTTATCGCTAGATAAATCGGCTAATCCTTCTCCCCAAGAGTGTTATGAGTTAATGACACAAGCTGTGGAGGTTTTGAGAACACAATATTTGAAACGTCATGAATTGGTAAGAGCAGAATTTGCACGACGTATACATACCATAAAATTGTGTAAGGAACAGCAGAAACAGGATATAGAAGATTTGGAACGGGAGCGTGAAATTATTAGGGATAAAGCTCATAAGTTGGCGGAAAGATTTGAGGAGATCAGTGATCAACAGGAGGTATTGACAAAGCG TTGCCAAGATCTTATGCGCCAGGCCAACACCTGTTTGCCTAGCAATACTTTGGCTGAAAAAGAATTTGCCCAGGAAGTGGAGAGAGTTAATAAATTAACCAAAAATATGGTCAACTCTTTGCAGAAATCCAAAGAAGCTATTAATAAACAGCTATATCAT ATTTCCAAGTATCAGGAGAATTCTAAAAAGAAAACCTTTGAATTGCCTGAAACACAGGAGCGCACCATTAAGGAAATTATATTGCAAAT GACCGCCGAAATTGATGGTCAAATAAAGGAAGTAAAACGTATTAATAAAATAGTgggtatttaa